A segment of the Candidatus Methylomirabilota bacterium genome:
CGATCCCCATCCACGCGCTGGTGCTGCGGCGGCCTCCGCGCGGGGAGAGCCGCGCGGCCGGCGTGGAGTGGGTCGAGTCGCGCGTGCCCGGGCTCACGCTCGGCGCGGCAGCACGGACGGGGGTGTTCTGGGTGCTGGCCGTCGCCTTCTTCTTCGGCAACTTCACGACCAACTCCGTCACCGTGCACCTCATCCCCTACCTCAGCGACCGCGGCTACACGCCGACCCTGGCAGCGGTGATGATCGGCTGGCTGGGCGCCATGCAGGTGCCGGCGCGGCTCGTCTTCGCGCCGATCGCCGTGCGCTTCGGCCACCGCGCGGCGACGGCGGCGATCTTCTTCGGCCAGGCGCTGGGGCTCGCCCAGCTCGCGCTCGCCGCGCGGCTGCCCACGCTGGTGCCGATGGTGGTGGTGCTGGGCGCGGCCAACGGCATGTCCACGCTGGCGCGGGCGACGACGATCGCCGAGATCTTCGGGCCTCGCCACTACGGGAGCATCAGCGGCGCGGTGGCGCTGGGGGCCAACGGCGCTCGGGCCCTCGCGCCCGTGGGCGCCGCCTTTCTGCAGGTGGCGCTGGGCGGCTACGAGCCCGTGTTCTGGCTGCTGACCGCC
Coding sequences within it:
- a CDS encoding MFS transporter translates to MPSLARLDYGWVVVAGLCVTETVSWGILYYGFPVMLRPMEAELGFSRVELTGAFSVGMGVAALAALPVGRWIDRHGARALMTLGSCLAVGLLLVWSRVESLPALYAVWCAMGLALAATLYEPAFAAVVGWFATGHRDRALLTVTLAAGFASTIFMPTEAWLVERFGWRTTLLVLATILAVVTIPIHALVLRRPPRGESRAAGVEWVESRVPGLTLGAAARTGVFWVLAVAFFFGNFTTNSVTVHLIPYLSDRGYTPTLAAVMIGWLGAMQVPARLVFAPIAVRFGHRAATAAIFFGQALGLAQLALAARLPTLVPMVVVLGAANGMSTLARATTIAEIFGPRHYGSISGAVALGANGARALAPVGAAFLQVALGGYEPVFWLLTAVLVVAGFGVFAVRTRETHRE